A window of Sutcliffiella cohnii contains these coding sequences:
- a CDS encoding S1C family serine protease has product MGYYDQHVKDKNKKQKGNRGGYLIPTLIGLALAGFIVLVAFPNLFGNDRQNLAAIEERESRQNGNVDRMPAEVRNVSVNVSTEITEIVDGVAEAVVGVINIQHASFWQNEVASEEGEAGTGSGVIYKKENGRAYVVTNYHVIEGATTVEVSLVDGTRVPAEVLGEDPWTDLAVLVMEDSLVTKVATFGNSDNVRTGEPVIAIGNPLGLQFSGSVTQGIISGTDRSIPVDIDRDGNPDWHADVMQTDAAINPGNSGGALVNIQGQVIGVNSMKIAQEAVEGIGLSIPANTVIPIINDLEEFGEVQRPYFGVSIGSLADIPSYHWQQTLKLPNDVNYGVYITNIAGNSPASRAGLQQYDVIVELDGDPIYDVIELRKHLYNEKQVGEEMNVTFYRGRERQNTSIQLTESGY; this is encoded by the coding sequence GTGGGATATTATGATCAGCATGTAAAGGACAAAAACAAAAAGCAAAAAGGAAATCGAGGTGGTTACTTAATACCTACTCTAATCGGTTTAGCTTTAGCTGGCTTTATCGTTCTCGTCGCATTTCCTAATCTTTTCGGGAATGATCGGCAAAATCTAGCTGCGATTGAAGAGAGAGAATCGAGACAAAACGGTAATGTGGACAGAATGCCAGCAGAAGTTCGCAACGTTTCAGTAAATGTCTCGACAGAAATAACAGAAATAGTAGATGGAGTAGCAGAGGCTGTTGTTGGGGTAATTAATATTCAACATGCATCGTTTTGGCAAAATGAAGTAGCATCGGAAGAAGGAGAGGCTGGTACAGGTTCTGGTGTTATTTACAAAAAGGAAAATGGCCGTGCTTATGTCGTAACAAATTATCATGTAATTGAAGGAGCTACGACGGTAGAGGTCAGTTTAGTGGATGGAACACGAGTACCTGCCGAAGTGTTAGGAGAAGATCCATGGACAGACCTTGCAGTGTTAGTTATGGAGGATTCACTTGTGACGAAAGTTGCGACATTTGGTAATTCAGACAATGTTCGTACAGGGGAACCCGTAATAGCGATAGGAAACCCGTTAGGATTACAATTTTCAGGTTCCGTAACACAAGGAATTATATCTGGAACGGATAGGAGTATCCCTGTTGATATTGATCGTGATGGGAACCCAGATTGGCATGCAGACGTGATGCAAACGGATGCAGCAATTAATCCAGGTAATAGTGGTGGAGCATTAGTCAATATTCAAGGGCAAGTAATTGGCGTAAATTCAATGAAAATTGCACAAGAAGCGGTAGAAGGAATAGGACTTTCTATTCCGGCGAATACAGTAATCCCAATTATTAACGATTTAGAGGAATTCGGCGAAGTTCAACGCCCGTATTTCGGTGTTAGTATTGGGTCATTAGCTGATATTCCGAGCTATCATTGGCAACAAACATTAAAGCTACCGAACGATGTAAACTATGGTGTTTATATAACAAATATTGCAGGTAATTCACCAGCCTCTCGTGCAGGTTTACAACAATACGATGTGATTGTTGAATTAGATGGAGATCCAATATATGATGTTATTGAATTACGTAAACATTTATATAATGAAAAGCAAGTCGGCGAAGAAATGAATGTGACGTTTTATAGAGGTAGAGAAAGACAAAATACATCGATACAATTAACCGAATCAGGTTATTAA
- a CDS encoding M23 family metallopeptidase, whose product MISHIKTLYNTYRKKLNNIKPIDYKLINIAKKGVISTVAVATLTLGVYTAHASQSSIGTIYHVYVNGERIGSVDDTSILENALDSKIDAEQKNFKQLELTIGNQVSFIPETTFRPNAENESTVKKAVDQVEVKANASAIVIDGEPIVYLASEEVAEEVIKQLKLDFVSEEELQELELRKSLEEELPKLQENETRLLDVVMTEKVSVLSKEILPKEILSTEEAVTYLKKGTLEEQTYEVAAGDVLGSIAQDHGLTTAELLDLNNDISEDSLLRIGDELNVTAFKPFIHIVVMKEMRVTEEVPYKQQVEEDSNMLKGETKVKQKGENGEKSIHSVVTLENGKTVSTEIKEEKVTKEAVDQIVLKGTKVIPSRGNGTLAWPASGGYISSKMGYRWGRMHNGIDIARPSNYTIKAADNGVVEFAGYDGAFGNKVIINHQNGLKTLYAHLSSISVSKGQTVAQGQQIGVMGSTGHSTGIHLHFEVHQNGVVRDPLQFLNR is encoded by the coding sequence ATGATCAGCCATATCAAAACTTTATACAATACATACCGAAAAAAACTTAATAATATAAAGCCAATCGACTATAAACTAATAAACATAGCAAAAAAAGGTGTTATTTCAACAGTAGCGGTAGCTACATTAACATTAGGTGTTTACACTGCTCACGCTAGCCAAAGTTCTATAGGAACTATATATCACGTTTATGTGAACGGTGAGCGTATTGGTTCTGTTGACGATACTTCTATTCTTGAGAATGCATTAGATTCAAAAATCGATGCAGAACAGAAGAATTTTAAACAGCTAGAATTAACGATTGGAAATCAAGTTTCCTTTATTCCAGAAACTACATTCCGACCGAATGCGGAAAATGAAAGTACTGTAAAAAAAGCAGTAGATCAAGTAGAAGTAAAGGCTAATGCTTCTGCTATTGTTATTGACGGTGAGCCAATCGTTTATTTAGCGTCTGAAGAAGTAGCGGAAGAAGTGATAAAACAACTAAAGCTTGACTTCGTATCAGAGGAAGAACTACAAGAATTGGAATTAAGAAAATCACTTGAAGAGGAACTACCTAAACTTCAAGAAAATGAAACTCGTTTATTAGACGTAGTAATGACAGAAAAAGTTTCAGTTTTATCAAAAGAAATTTTGCCAAAAGAAATATTATCTACAGAAGAGGCTGTTACGTACTTGAAAAAAGGTACACTCGAAGAACAAACGTATGAAGTAGCAGCAGGTGATGTATTAGGTTCTATTGCTCAAGATCATGGTTTAACTACTGCAGAGCTATTAGATCTTAATAATGATATTTCTGAAGACTCTTTATTACGTATTGGTGATGAGTTAAATGTTACAGCTTTTAAACCATTTATACATATTGTTGTAATGAAGGAAATGCGTGTTACAGAAGAAGTTCCATATAAACAGCAAGTAGAAGAAGATAGCAATATGTTAAAAGGTGAAACGAAAGTAAAACAAAAAGGAGAGAATGGAGAAAAGTCTATCCATTCGGTTGTAACGTTAGAAAATGGGAAAACAGTTAGTACTGAAATTAAAGAAGAGAAGGTAACAAAAGAAGCTGTTGACCAAATCGTTTTAAAAGGTACGAAAGTTATCCCTTCTAGAGGAAACGGGACACTAGCATGGCCAGCTTCTGGAGGGTACATTTCTAGTAAAATGGGTTATAGATGGGGACGAATGCATAACGGAATTGATATTGCTAGACCGAGCAATTATACGATTAAAGCAGCTGATAACGGTGTAGTAGAGTTTGCAGGCTATGATGGCGCATTCGGAAACAAAGTTATTATTAACCATCAAAATGGACTTAAAACGCTATACGCTCACTTATCTTCGATCTCTGTTTCAAAAGGCCAAACAGTAGCTCAAGGTCAACAAATTGGAGTAATGGGTTCGACAGGTCACTCTACTGGAATTCACTTACACTTTGAAGTGCATCAAAATGGTGTTGTACGTGATCCACTACAATTTTTAAATAGATAA
- a CDS encoding CxxH/CxxC protein, translating to MSNERIVDKMVKCCEEHIELAMEMYIDQQEEAPPLALVPEEEKLSTTCEFCQNVATYMVGN from the coding sequence TTGTCGAATGAAAGGATTGTGGATAAAATGGTTAAATGTTGTGAAGAACATATCGAACTTGCGATGGAAATGTATATAGATCAACAGGAGGAAGCACCTCCACTAGCACTAGTACCAGAAGAAGAAAAGTTATCAACAACTTGTGAATTTTGTCAAAACGTGGCGACATATATGGTAGGGAACTAA
- a CDS encoding two-component system regulatory protein YycI, protein MDWRKTKTIFIFTFLILNIFLGYHLVEKRESSQLDIITEASIEEKFEVDEIIIGDIPKESVSASFLGGISRPFSEEDIEILEELGQEAIVIDSTHLFSMFEEPIELTETNLEARLLQILTEHVLLGDQYDLWAIEEEASSITFFQKYDNKFIYRNVGGMVVFNLNEDNHIVSYDQTFIDNIEPMDEPQDTITAIKALENLYYNSELKPSSSITDVELGYYPIVELPNSHILTPTWFIEINGEQDFFVNAFEGQVIKRENRKLE, encoded by the coding sequence ATGGATTGGAGGAAAACAAAAACCATTTTCATCTTTACGTTTCTCATTCTTAATATATTTTTAGGGTATCACCTTGTAGAAAAACGTGAAAGTAGTCAGCTTGATATTATTACAGAAGCATCCATCGAAGAGAAGTTTGAAGTAGATGAAATTATTATAGGTGATATACCGAAAGAATCTGTTAGTGCAAGCTTTTTAGGAGGAATAAGCCGTCCTTTTTCAGAGGAAGATATAGAAATTTTAGAGGAGTTAGGTCAGGAAGCAATTGTGATTGATTCTACTCACTTATTTAGCATGTTTGAGGAGCCTATTGAACTTACTGAAACAAATCTAGAAGCGAGATTGCTTCAAATTTTGACTGAGCATGTTTTATTAGGAGATCAGTATGATTTATGGGCGATAGAGGAAGAAGCAAGCTCCATTACTTTTTTCCAAAAGTATGATAATAAATTTATTTATCGTAATGTAGGTGGTATGGTTGTTTTTAACTTAAATGAGGATAACCATATCGTATCGTATGACCAGACATTTATTGATAATATTGAACCGATGGATGAACCACAAGATACGATTACGGCAATAAAAGCGTTAGAAAATTTATATTACAATAGCGAATTAAAACCTAGTAGTAGTATTACAGACGTGGAGTTAGGTTATTATCCAATTGTTGAACTACCAAATTCTCATATTTTAACGCCTACTTGGTTTATTGAAATAAACGGTGAACAAGATTTTTTTGTGAATGCATTTGAAGGACAAGTCATCAAAAGAGAAAATCGAAAATTGGAGTGA
- a CDS encoding YycH family regulatory protein — MTYENIKSIILTILVLVSLLLTWNIWTYQPAYEYIGREELIQDVAIKDKYDISTLIRPMKLLFHHDGIHYGTEEQQEIERLVKEIKRWRVQAIEQISPLVAQEDFTSFMHGKGKIEVVLPDEIPLSTLNRFIQFQEDVDFPNVSVDRVVIDVDGNKENPTIHLVNYDERLIYRAFVHNLDLLMVDRSFFGPSVRYDAYRKIDISPTKDIFAPFGEKKLNRMHYFADLYSPENFKNALFSDPSRVTKEETGSEEVYTDGYRLMTIDQNYARLQYVNPVNADAMNTSDFKIIESSIDFINEHSGWTDKYLFAGWKRDFRDHTSVFRLHVNGYPVINTQGLTEIVQIWRNNEIYEYVRPLFELKYTIRNEVASVTLPNSNIALAELKRNPGFEIENLQDLRIGYELKRDTIYEPVFILEPIWMYQYRDNWYKISFQPKEDLGGM; from the coding sequence ATGACATACGAAAATATTAAATCGATTATATTAACTATACTCGTTCTCGTTAGTTTATTGCTAACTTGGAATATATGGACGTACCAGCCTGCCTATGAATACATCGGAAGAGAAGAACTTATACAAGATGTAGCGATCAAAGATAAATATGATATATCAACGTTAATAAGACCGATGAAATTACTTTTTCATCATGATGGTATACATTACGGAACAGAGGAACAACAGGAAATAGAACGGTTAGTGAAGGAAATAAAGAGGTGGAGAGTTCAAGCAATAGAACAAATTTCTCCGCTAGTCGCACAAGAAGATTTTACTTCCTTTATGCACGGAAAAGGAAAAATTGAAGTAGTTTTACCGGATGAAATCCCTCTATCAACATTAAATCGTTTTATACAATTTCAAGAAGATGTAGATTTTCCGAACGTATCAGTAGATCGAGTAGTAATTGATGTTGACGGGAACAAAGAAAATCCAACTATTCATCTAGTAAATTATGATGAACGTCTTATTTATCGAGCGTTCGTTCATAATTTAGATCTGTTAATGGTTGATCGTAGCTTTTTTGGTCCATCTGTAAGATATGATGCCTATCGTAAAATTGATATTTCACCAACGAAAGACATTTTTGCGCCGTTTGGAGAAAAAAAATTAAATCGCATGCATTATTTTGCAGATCTATACTCACCAGAAAACTTCAAAAATGCCTTATTTAGTGATCCGAGTAGAGTGACTAAAGAGGAAACAGGCTCAGAAGAAGTTTATACGGATGGATATCGACTCATGACCATTGACCAAAACTATGCAAGACTTCAATATGTTAATCCAGTTAATGCGGATGCAATGAATACATCTGATTTTAAAATAATTGAATCAAGTATAGATTTTATCAATGAGCATAGTGGTTGGACAGATAAATATTTATTTGCGGGTTGGAAGAGAGACTTTCGAGACCATACATCTGTGTTTCGACTACATGTAAATGGATATCCAGTTATTAATACTCAAGGTTTGACGGAGATTGTACAAATCTGGCGGAATAACGAAATTTATGAATACGTAAGGCCTTTGTTTGAATTAAAATATACCATTAGAAACGAAGTAGCTTCTGTTACGTTACCAAATTCAAATATTGCATTAGCAGAATTAAAAAGAAATCCTGGATTTGAAATTGAAAACCTACAAGATTTAAGAATTGGATATGAGTTGAAAAGAGATACGATTTATGAGCCGGTATTTATTTTAGAACCGATATGGATGTATCAATATCGTGATAATTGGTATAAAATTAGCTTTCAACCAAAAGAAGACTTAGGAGGAATGTAG
- the yycF gene encoding response regulator YycF, whose translation MDKRILVVDDEKPIADILMFNLQKEGYEVHCAYDGEEAVEKVDEIKPDLILLDIMLPQKDGMEVCREVRKKYDMPIIMLTAKDSEIDKVLGLELGADDYVTKPFSTRELIARVKANLRRHQQKAAEVEDDSAEIKVGSLIIHPSAYMVTKRGDMIELTHREFELLHYLAKNIGQVMTREHLLQTVWGYDYFGDVRTVDVTIRRLREKIEDNPSNPTAIVTRRGVGYYLRNSDQE comes from the coding sequence ATGGATAAACGAATACTAGTAGTAGACGATGAAAAGCCAATTGCAGATATATTAATGTTTAACTTACAAAAGGAAGGCTATGAAGTCCATTGTGCATATGATGGTGAAGAGGCAGTAGAGAAAGTAGATGAGATTAAGCCAGATTTAATACTATTAGATATAATGCTACCTCAAAAGGACGGTATGGAAGTGTGCCGTGAAGTTCGTAAAAAATATGATATGCCTATTATTATGTTAACAGCAAAGGATTCAGAAATAGATAAAGTGTTAGGTCTAGAACTAGGAGCTGATGACTACGTTACGAAACCGTTTAGTACACGTGAACTAATTGCCAGAGTAAAAGCTAATTTACGTCGTCATCAACAAAAAGCAGCAGAAGTAGAAGATGATTCTGCTGAAATTAAAGTAGGTTCTTTAATTATTCATCCAAGTGCTTATATGGTAACAAAACGTGGTGACATGATTGAATTAACGCATCGTGAATTTGAGTTATTACATTATTTAGCGAAAAATATCGGACAAGTCATGACTCGTGAACATCTGTTACAAACAGTTTGGGGATATGATTACTTTGGAGACGTTCGAACAGTCGATGTAACGATTCGTCGATTAAGAGAAAAAATAGAAGATAATCCAAGTAATCCAACTGCAATTGTAACTAGACGAGGGGTAGGGTATTATCTGCGTAATTCAGACCAGGAGTAA
- the walK gene encoding cell wall metabolism sensor histidine kinase WalK has translation MKKVGFFKSIHLKFVLIYVLLILTAIQIIGVYFVRQLETQLVENFSTSLEERINLLAYNIEQEMKKTRDDTTNTIEEDIRGILQDFTSEDILEVRVINSQSKVLGTSNPYNQSKYVGKRTNELIVKQTLGVGTPSKKFAIDPNTGNRMRIIVSPIKTNNQEVIGAIYLIATMENVYGQMREINNIFATGTIIALAVTAALGILLARTITRPMSDMKKQAIEMAKGNFSRKVKIYGEDEIGQLALSFNNLTKKLQEANATTEGERRKLSSVLSHMTDGVIATDRKGRVILINEPALKMLNVPRETVLAKPIVEVLGIEEDHTFETLMSEQDSLILDFSSKNSPLILRASNSVIQKETGFINGLITVLHDITEQAKIDQDRREFVANVSHELRTPLTTMRSYIEALTEGAWEDKKIAPQFLDVTQQETERMIRLVNDLLKLSKMDSKDYMLQKDSFDVVSFLNRVIDRFELSKSSDVTFQRDLPNEHIYVYIDIDKITQVLDNIISNAMKYSPEGGTVTFHLKVQQQHVEICISDEGVGIPAKDLDKIFDRFYRVDKARTRKLGGTGLGLAIAKEMIEAHDGRIWAKSEEGKGTSIFFTLPLIDNQEDDWT, from the coding sequence ATGAAAAAAGTAGGTTTTTTTAAATCAATCCATCTAAAGTTTGTGTTAATATACGTGTTGCTTATATTAACAGCCATTCAGATTATCGGTGTTTATTTCGTACGTCAATTAGAAACGCAGCTAGTAGAAAACTTTTCAACCTCATTAGAAGAACGAATTAATCTTCTTGCCTATAACATTGAGCAAGAAATGAAAAAGACAAGAGATGACACGACAAACACGATCGAAGAAGATATAAGAGGGATACTACAAGATTTTACTTCGGAAGATATATTAGAAGTACGTGTAATTAATAGTCAGAGTAAAGTGCTAGGTACATCTAATCCTTACAACCAATCAAAATACGTCGGTAAGAGAACAAATGAGTTAATAGTAAAACAAACATTAGGTGTTGGGACGCCTTCTAAAAAGTTTGCTATTGACCCTAACACTGGAAACCGAATGCGGATTATTGTTTCCCCGATAAAAACGAACAACCAAGAGGTAATCGGAGCCATATACTTAATTGCTACGATGGAAAATGTGTACGGTCAAATGAGAGAAATCAACAATATCTTTGCGACTGGTACAATTATCGCGTTAGCTGTTACAGCTGCGTTAGGAATTCTGTTAGCTAGGACGATTACAAGGCCGATGTCAGATATGAAAAAACAAGCAATAGAGATGGCCAAAGGTAATTTTTCACGGAAAGTAAAAATTTATGGGGAAGATGAAATAGGCCAGCTAGCTCTGTCTTTCAATAATTTGACCAAAAAATTACAGGAAGCGAATGCTACTACGGAAGGGGAGCGGAGAAAACTTAGCTCTGTACTATCTCATATGACAGATGGCGTTATTGCAACGGATCGAAAAGGAAGAGTTATATTAATTAATGAACCCGCGCTAAAAATGCTAAATGTTCCACGTGAAACAGTGTTAGCAAAGCCGATTGTTGAAGTTTTAGGAATAGAAGAAGACCATACATTTGAAACATTAATGTCCGAACAGGATTCTTTAATTTTAGATTTTAGTAGTAAAAACAGTCCATTAATATTGAGAGCTTCTAATTCTGTTATCCAAAAAGAAACTGGGTTTATTAACGGTTTAATTACTGTTTTGCATGACATTACGGAACAAGCAAAAATAGATCAAGATCGTCGCGAGTTTGTAGCGAATGTATCGCATGAATTAAGGACTCCATTGACTACAATGAGAAGCTATATTGAGGCATTAACAGAAGGAGCTTGGGAAGACAAAAAAATTGCTCCTCAATTTTTGGATGTAACTCAGCAAGAAACAGAAAGAATGATTCGGTTAGTTAATGATTTGCTGAAACTTTCAAAAATGGACTCAAAAGACTATATGCTACAAAAAGATTCCTTTGATGTTGTATCATTTCTAAATCGAGTCATTGATCGCTTTGAATTATCAAAATCTAGCGATGTAACGTTTCAACGAGATTTACCGAATGAGCATATATACGTTTATATAGACATCGATAAAATTACACAAGTGCTTGATAATATTATTTCAAACGCGATGAAATATTCTCCTGAAGGCGGTACAGTTACATTTCATTTAAAAGTACAACAGCAACATGTTGAAATTTGTATTAGTGATGAAGGAGTCGGTATACCTGCAAAAGATCTTGATAAAATCTTTGATCGTTTTTACCGTGTTGATAAGGCGAGAACGAGAAAACTTGGTGGTACAGGGTTAGGCCTTGCGATTGCAAAAGAAATGATTGAGGCACATGACGGTAGAATTTGGGCGAAAAGTGAAGAAGGAAAAGGCACTTCTATATTTTTTACTTTGCCTTTAATTGATAATCAAGAGGATGACTGGACATGA
- a CDS encoding MBL fold metallo-hydrolase — MSMQFSVLASGSTGNAIYVENDQHSLLIDAGLSGKKMQELFDKIGKKVDGLSGILVSHEHSDHIKGLGVIARKYNVPIYANEKTWKAMESNIGVIPVDQKFIFDTGAAKAFGSLQVESFGVSHDAAEPMFFAFHDGAKKLVVITDTGYVSDRMKGVISDADVYVFESNHDVQMLQMGRYPWSIKRRILSDVGHVSNEDAALAMADVIGDKTKRIYLAHLSQDNNMKDLAKMSVTQTLQTRNIVVGEQVELYDTDPTVPTPLAFV, encoded by the coding sequence ATGAGCATGCAGTTTAGCGTGCTTGCAAGTGGCAGCACAGGAAACGCAATATATGTTGAAAATGATCAGCATTCATTATTAATAGATGCAGGTTTAAGCGGTAAAAAAATGCAAGAACTGTTCGATAAAATTGGTAAAAAAGTAGACGGTTTATCAGGAATTCTTGTTTCTCATGAACATAGTGACCATATAAAAGGACTTGGCGTTATTGCTCGTAAATATAACGTACCTATATATGCAAATGAAAAAACGTGGAAAGCGATGGAAAGTAATATTGGTGTAATTCCTGTTGACCAAAAATTTATTTTTGATACAGGAGCGGCGAAAGCATTTGGGAGCTTGCAGGTTGAATCGTTTGGTGTATCTCATGATGCTGCTGAGCCAATGTTCTTTGCCTTTCATGATGGAGCAAAGAAGTTAGTAGTTATAACCGATACAGGCTATGTAAGCGACCGTATGAAGGGTGTAATAAGTGATGCGGATGTGTATGTATTTGAAAGCAATCACGACGTTCAAATGCTACAAATGGGCCGTTATCCTTGGAGTATAAAACGTAGAATTTTAAGTGATGTGGGGCACGTATCAAATGAGGATGCCGCACTAGCAATGGCAGATGTAATTGGAGATAAAACGAAACGTATTTATTTGGCGCATTTAAGTCAAGATAATAACATGAAAGATTTAGCGAAAATGTCCGTTACGCAGACGCTACAAACAAGAAACATTGTTGTAGGGGAGCAAGTAGAACTGTACGATACAGATCCAACAGTTCCGACACCGCTAGCTTTTGTGTAA
- the rlmH gene encoding 23S rRNA (pseudouridine(1915)-N(3))-methyltransferase RlmH, with protein MNISIITIGKLKEKYLKQGIEEYLKRLSIYAKVEVIELPDEKAPEQLSEAEMEQVKGKEGERILSKISDDTYVIALAIEGKQRSSEQLASEIDKLATYGKSKIAFIIGGSLGLSGEVMKRANDTLSFSKMTFPHQLMRLILLEQIYRAFRINRGEPYHK; from the coding sequence GTGAATATCTCAATTATTACAATTGGAAAACTAAAAGAAAAATATTTAAAGCAAGGAATAGAGGAATATTTAAAAAGATTAAGTATATATGCGAAAGTGGAAGTAATCGAGCTTCCAGATGAAAAAGCACCAGAACAGCTAAGTGAAGCAGAGATGGAGCAAGTAAAAGGAAAAGAAGGGGAACGGATTTTAAGTAAAATTTCCGATGATACATATGTAATAGCGCTGGCGATCGAAGGGAAGCAACGCTCCTCTGAACAACTTGCTTCTGAAATAGATAAATTAGCAACCTACGGGAAAAGCAAAATAGCCTTTATAATCGGTGGATCGTTAGGGCTGAGTGGAGAAGTAATGAAACGTGCGAACGACACCTTATCATTTTCGAAAATGACGTTTCCACATCAATTAATGAGATTAATTCTTTTAGAACAAATTTATCGAGCTTTTCGAATTAATCGAGGAGAACCGTACCATAAGTAG
- a CDS encoding ParM/StbA family protein: protein MKSRIAAIDVGNDSIKAILGELDYELNIPNIVAIDTEERPVIGIEDLNEKNPLEGIHIKIHSPALKENNAIYRVGHLATKSNNATELDPGSSKSEEDQTIIMLLTTLALDAVRDENKEFFQRNKNIIDANYTLGTGLPLREVKEGKDAGYRSKLMGSVHLVEFLVTPKYKGLKVNIKFNDVKVYPEGFAAYINLVMDSDLKVINKDLIDKRIVIQDIGGLSTDIAVIKNRNVDDDKAQGFNLGVSESLEAIREEIRSKHGVELDSRRDVVEIITKKNDRNHIMVKGSRTSVHDITDRILLELAKKQYRLLRNTWQKNSQTEICYFVGGGSNVLKEYIKALNNSLDGYNIDFFEDEKESIWMMANAYYKLIMDFTRKTEQKKKAKEPVKN, encoded by the coding sequence ATGAAATCTAGAATTGCAGCAATTGATGTTGGGAATGACTCTATTAAGGCCATTTTAGGAGAGTTAGATTACGAGTTGAATATACCGAATATTGTGGCAATAGATACGGAAGAACGACCTGTAATTGGAATAGAAGATTTGAATGAAAAAAATCCGTTAGAAGGAATACATATTAAAATTCACTCCCCTGCCCTAAAAGAGAACAATGCAATTTACCGAGTTGGCCATTTAGCTACGAAAAGTAACAATGCAACTGAGCTTGATCCAGGAAGCAGTAAATCAGAAGAAGACCAAACAATAATCATGCTTTTAACCACATTGGCATTAGATGCAGTAAGAGACGAGAATAAAGAGTTCTTCCAAAGAAACAAAAATATTATAGATGCCAACTATACATTAGGTACTGGTCTACCGCTTCGAGAAGTAAAAGAAGGGAAAGATGCTGGATATCGATCCAAATTAATGGGCTCGGTTCACCTAGTAGAGTTTTTAGTTACACCTAAATACAAAGGTTTAAAAGTAAATATTAAGTTTAACGATGTAAAAGTATATCCTGAAGGTTTTGCTGCCTATATTAACCTAGTAATGGATAGCGATTTAAAAGTAATTAATAAAGACTTAATTGATAAACGTATTGTGATTCAAGATATTGGTGGACTATCAACGGACATCGCCGTTATTAAAAATCGAAATGTAGACGATGACAAAGCGCAAGGATTTAATCTTGGTGTGTCAGAATCGCTTGAGGCAATCAGAGAAGAAATTCGTTCGAAACATGGTGTAGAGTTAGATAGTCGGCGAGATGTTGTAGAAATCATAACAAAGAAAAATGACCGAAACCATATCATGGTGAAAGGTAGTCGAACAAGTGTGCATGATATTACCGATCGTATCCTTTTAGAATTAGCGAAAAAGCAGTATCGCTTACTACGTAATACGTGGCAAAAAAATTCCCAAACAGAAATTTGCTATTTTGTAGGTGGCGGATCAAACGTTTTAAAGGAGTACATCAAAGCACTAAATAATAGTTTAGATGGTTACAATATTGACTTCTTTGAAGATGAAAAAGAAAGTATTTGGATGATGGCAAATGCTTATTATAAATTAATTATGGATTTTACGCGAAAAACAGAGCAAAAGAAAAAAGCGAAAGAACCTGTAAAGAACTAG